Within the Setaria viridis chromosome 3, Setaria_viridis_v4.0, whole genome shotgun sequence genome, the region CCTAGGAGCTCGCTCCACCCAAGAAACGGTGCGCGAGCGCctcgctcctgctgctgctcctcctcccagtCCGAGtacggcgcgccggcggcgatggcgtacCGCAGGAAGCAGGGCATCCAGCGGTCGGCCACCTTCGTGGAGGACCACCGCCGGACGTCGTCGGGCGGCTCCGCGTCGCCGGCCATCGCGTCCCCGCGCGCCACCCGCTTCGCCGACGACAACCGCCGCCCCGACCGCTCCTCCCGCCTGGCCGCGCAGGCCATGgtgtcctcctccgccgcgctcgGGGACCTCACGCTGCCGGACTTAGGCGACCGcttccccgccgcggcggcgtcccaCGGCGACAGCCAGCCGAGCAGCCCGATGCAGGTGCGGCTCCGTTCTCCCCCGTCCACCCACCTCATGGCATCCCGTCCGTCCTAGAATCACCTGTGCCTCTGAACGCTGATCAAGAATCGCCGATGCCGCTGCAACAATCCGACCGTCTCTGAACGATCTGCTCCGCCCATTTTAGGACCCCGTCACCCAGCTCTACACGTCGACGACAAAGCTAAACGACGACGGGCCCAAGTACGACCTCGAGCTATCCCAGAAGGACGACACGAGGCATGGGTTCTGGTCGCTCGTGGCCCAGAAAGCCAAAGTCATGCTCGACGAGAACGGCACGCCACGCACTCAAGTAAGAGCTCTGAACATGTGCGACCCCTTTGTGAGTTTGCATACTGCGAGTTCTCTTCAGTTCAAGCTCTGTTTCCTCTGCTTTTCCCATGGGAATCTGTAGCCCGCCGAATCTCGCTGGTCCTACGACCGGGTCCGGAGCTCGGAGAGCCCCACGTCGCGGAAAGGAGCGCCGGAAGGGGGGAGGATCGACATCGGAGGGAAGATCAAGAACGTCCTTGAAGTCAGTCCTCTGATGAACTCAACattttcaggctttcagcatgCAGATTTGTTAGCCTTTTTAAGCATCTAGAGCCTGACGAGCTGTTATTGATGCCATTCACTGTTTGCTTAGCAGCAGGAGggcctggcggcggtggccgacaACACGACACCctgtgccggcgccggcggcagcgccgtcgtcgccgcccggAAGCTGCAGATCAGGAGGAAGGCGTGCAGCATGGACTTCCGGAGCGCGAACCTGGTCAGCCCCGACACGCCGATGCTGTCCGACGACGTGGAGTCGCCTCAGATCAAGGCCTCTCGCGACGTAAGGTTTCtccttttttcaattttttgtatACGTTCTGCCTGCGGAAGAACAGCTTCAACATTGGCATGTGCCCCCATCATCAGGTAGCGAACGCCATGGCGGCCAAGGTGAAGCTGCTGCAGCGCGAGCTCAAGACGTTGAAGGCCGACCTCGCCTTCTCCAAGGAGCGGTGCGCgcagctggaggaggagaaCCGGCAGCTCCGGGACGGCAAccccgacgccgacgaggaCATGGTACGTGCTCGGTCCCTGCAAATCAACAGTGAGGTGATGTGATTTGTCAAGTCCTCGTGACGCCCTGCGTGCTTTCGTTCATTGTGCCAGATACGGCAGCAGCTGGAGACGCTGCTCGCGGAGAAGGCGCGGCTGGCGCACGAGAACACGCTGTACGCCCGCGAGAACCGGCTCCTGCGGGAGATCGTCGAGTACCACCAGCTTAACATGCAGGACGTCGTCAACctcgacgaggacgacgacgacatcgaggaggaggacgaggaagatgtcgacgccgaggacgacgacgacgcggagcAGTACCAGGATCGCGGCACGTCCTCGCCGTCCCACCTTGCGCAGGAGGAAAAGGAGCACCAGGCGGCCGCTCCGGAGGGCGATCCGGACGCCGCCCCGCAGTCGCCCTCCCGGCAGACGGAATCGCCGCGGACGCCGAGCACGaacagcggcggcgccatggacaATGAGCCGCCGCGGATGCTGAACACGAACAACGGCGGCACGGTTGAGTACGAACCCCATCGGCTGCTGAGCACAAACAGCGGCGTCATCTCTGACGATGATTCGTCTGCGGTGCCCCGGAGGTCCAAGGATGATGGCTCGTCACCTGAAACGACGCGCGACGGCTGACGAAAGGCGGCTGAATTAGTGCAAGCTTGTAGAGGACACGTGTCGTCTCTGATTTGTTATTGTGATTTTGTTGAATGTAATTCATAAAATTCACCTGATCTGGGTGAAAATAAAGAAAGTAAACTCTTGTTGAGCATAACATAAACGCCCAGTGATCAAATATTCTTCCGTCAGATGAGTGAATTCCTGTGACTCTGTCAAGTCTTCTCATTCTTTTGAGTCCTTTAGAAACCACGGCCATTGATTTACTAGCATGTCTAAATTACTAACTTTACAGGTATTAAGGGCGCACTTGTTTAATCACACTGTATATTTCTTATCGTTCTTATTACACAGTTGTACGCCTCTACCCGTCTGAATCCACAATGTTTTATCAGAACATACTTGCCAAAAGTCATAACAACTGTGAACACTGTTATCTTCTTCATGAATCTGCTCCAGAGGAAAGAAATGGGGGTACAGAAATGACAAAGGAAAGCAACTTTGTTCAATTAAACAGATTCCAGATACACATTATTCTCCCAATTGTTTTGAGATTTCAAGCAAAACCAATTGTTCCCATTATACAAGGAAACTAAAGAGTTCTGTGCTTCCGAAATAGGTTCGTCAACATCCGGAAAAGTTTGAGGCTGACCAATACCCTGCAGAAACATGAATTACCATTTCAGTGGATTTGTATTACATTATTGACATGGCTAACAAGCAATAGTCAGCAGCATCCCAATAATGGCTAGGAACAATAAAGTAAATATAAGCTGAAGGAACACTGAAAGTCCACAGGGCATATCACAAGGTACTACCAGCTGAAGCCAAATGGATAGTCTCCCTTATTGTTGTTCCATTTTTCCAAATGGATACTCTTCCTTACTATTATCCCCTTTTCTACAAATTCGGCCAAACGATAATATTTAGTTAGGAAAAAAACACACCACCATCAATTAGAAGTTGGCATTTTATTTTCGTGCTTCTTCCTGGTCCAACAATAGGGAGCTATGAGAATAACATTGCAACTTAGAGCTGCATAAGGATGAAAGCGAAAAAAAAGTGACTCGCAACGAAAGGAAGAAAGGACTGAAGATAATCTGCTAAAGGAACTAATGATTCAGTACGTTTTTCCTGCCCATTCTGGTTGCTAGCAAAATGTATACCATAGGAAATTGCAAGAAAAGTGAGTTTTGTTCATACTGCATAGTCAGAATAAAATCTGTTGATAGGATATTTTGCATTCAGTTAACTTCATGGTAATTTGGTAACACCAATCTTGTGGTTTATGATGTGGTATAGGATTATAGACAATGATAACACAAGCAACTAAATAAACAGTGTGAGAACAAGGCAGCATGAAGTTTTTATCATTGAATATGGAATAGCATTTCCAAGACACAATTGACAGAAACAGAAAACACATAACATCAAGAAATGGCAAAGACAATGAGCATAAAAGACAAcagttgcaaacttgcaattaTCCGCAAGAGTGTTATCCATGATTAGAAGGTTTGGTCCTCACTTAGAACAACAGTATTGTATTGAGGTAGACCGGTAGAGTAAGAAGACAAAGTTGAAAGCAGGCACAGTTTGGTCATAGATATGCACTGAACACTATGACACGATGAGTTGATACCGCATGAAGAGTCTACCAGTTATTGTAAATAGTAGTTTTGAACACTCAACATTCATTGGAATCTGCTGGGTAGGAGGGTTCTACCCTCCTTGCACAGAGCTATTAATAGTTGCCTAGCTCGATTTGCTAAAAGGAGTAGACTACTGGAATGAAAATATGTTGGCCTCTCCCTCTCCCATTTCCATTGCAATGACCAAATAAGTTGCAATTAATACTGAGTGACAACAAGTGCAGAACACGCCAACCCACTACGGCAACCAAAAATGCTCGCAGGAAATGCTCAATTTTCCATCACTAGGATGAAATGCAATTCCTAACCTAAACCAGACCGAAATCGAGCCCAAACCCTAGAATCATCTCGCAGCGTACTGCACGAATTCCACCACAGCCGATCATCCCCGGAGACTGAACCCAAGGGGGAATCCCAGCAACAGCCACGGAGAGCAGAGGCAAGGGACCAGATCCGCACCTAGTTGCCGGAGGACTGCTCGACGAGCTTCTTGTCGCGGCGCTCCATGGCGACGTCCCACATGTCGTTCCCGATGTGCTTCGGCTGCATCAACCCACCCACGCACACGAGAGAAACGAGATGGATCGTGTCAGCACGGGGTGGGATTCGGATCGGGATAGGGAAGGGGTGGGGGTTGGGGGACGAGGGCGTACCCTGCCGTGCGCGGCCTTGTGGATGAAGTACTGGGCGTTGCCCATGATGCAGAGCATGCCGCCGATGATGCCGAGCGGCAGGATGGCCTCCAGCCAGTGCAGCCGCGCCATCGGGGAAGCCGgaacggggaggaggcggcggcgggggtcgacgacggcggcgagatCTCAAGGGACAAGGGGGGCGGTCGCGGCGTGAGCCAGTGGACAGAGAGGTGGGTGGTGGTGACTCCGGGCGTCTGGACCTTTCGGGTGGATGAAGTGATTTGGGCCGGGCTTTTCGGATTCTCAAAGTGGGTGAGCCTTGCTGGGCTTTATTGTAACTGTTGGGCGCCGTGTTCCGCCCTTGCCCGATGGGCTGGATCGTTTGCCACAAGTCTCTGTTTCTAATCTGGGCGCCCACCccacctcaaaaaaaaaaatctgggcGCCCATGGCAACACACGATGGTACGTAAAGTTGGCAAAGCAACAAGTCCGTACATTTCCATCTCGTTTCTGTTTGCTTCATTTTTTGAGTAAAATGCATGAAGCATCATTAAACTTGCACCAGAATTTTAATTGGATCACTTAACTTGAAGACAGTACACAAAACATCATCAAACTTGTAACAAGGTTCACCCGAGGTCCTTTTTTCAACACATAAGGACTAGTCATCATGTAAGCATGTTTAATCCACCATGGCAAGGAATTTTCACAAAACCACCTTGGAAAGAATGAGGTAGCGTTTTTTAGTTCTAAGCCAGGGTGGCGACGGGCTAGGTTGGAAGCGGCGACATTATGCTGCTCGTGATCCAGAGGTGCTCGGTGAGAGTTGCAGAAATGAGGACGGATCCCTAGGGAGAACAGGACATATTGGCTCCAGAATACAGTAAGTTTAGGAGAACTCCATTAGTTAGGGCAGGGCAATGATACATCGTTTGTAGATGATCAAGACTAGAATGTGTAGAACAAGATGCAATTTTGGGTGCGAATGGAATGCAGGAACTTTGTTGTCGAATTCAATTTAATTAGATATTATGGTTAGGGTTTAGATTTGGAAGTGTCGGGAACTGCATAAAACATAGGTCTTATATTCAGTTCTGTTACACATGTCCCATTGAGTTTTAGAGTTTCAGTTTGTTTTTGTTAATTTTTCAATTAAGTTGTAATATCGCTAAGGCAATACATTGAGTGGCGTCTGAACCGTGAAAAGGAAATACCATTTGTTTTTCATCTGATAGAAAGGTATCATTTTATACAGAGAAGGATGATATTTTTGGAATTTTAATTATGTTGAATCGACAAGTAACTTTATATATTCAGTGTGAACTTAATTTTAATCTTCGTAATGTAACTTGGGCAAACCCCACGGCCCCACGCAAGTGTCATCCAATTCCATGTCATTGCCTACTGTTGCCAGATCAATAAGCCGTTGCAAAAAAAGGACCTCGGTGAACAAGAATGCAAGTTTGATGATGAGGTGTGTactatttggaaaaaaaaaatgcaagtttGATGATAAGGTGTGTACCATTTGCAAGTTAGGTGATTTGAATGAGAATTTGGTGCAAATTTAATGGCTCGTCGTGCATTTTACTCCATTTTTTTTGGGCAAAAGTCTGTTTGATTCATATAGAAATGAGAAAAAGTAGCTTATGATGATGATTTGTAAAATCTGAGATTGTGCAAGAGAGTAGCAAGTCTAAACAAACAGATCCTACCTAGATTGAAATAGAGCCTTAACTctattttcttttaaaaaaatgttaggTCTAGCTGGATCCAAATTCACGTGGCTTTGAGTTTTTTCCCCGTAAATTTACCGTGAGTTAGAAAAAAACTAAATAGAGTTAGCTGAGGTAGTGTTTGTTGGCTCAAATCTAACGTAATCTAATTACTGAAGGTAATGAATCTCATTATATATGTTTAGTTGCAATGGTTTCACTAATCAAATCTTttacctaaataatatttaTACAAGCTTGTTTACCACTTCTtcccaccgtaatcagatacaaCACCCACACTATAATCCGATTAAGTTatcagagtgcaaccaaacaaaaaaacatAATCACCTATTCAGCTGCAAAATACATTATAATCTAATTCTCTTTACGTTATCTTAGCATCAACTAAGCACGAACTAAACAGAAGTCAGGAATTCTCACCTCGTAGGTCGACGGGCTCCGACAGCGACCACCGAGGCCATTTCGGTCGTTTGAAAACAGGATAACGATTAGCCGCTGCGTCGCGATCACCATCGCTCTAAAATTCAGgcggaaaaaaaaggaaaaaaagacgGCTCGTGCTGCCGCGATACGAGACAAGGAGACGTGGCCGCGTCGGTTGCGGAATCCGGTGGGCCCGGCGCTGGAGTATTCTGAgggcagcggaggaggagggatccGGTGGGTGACAGGGGCGCCTGGATTTGTGCCAAAAGCCCCCAAAATATTGGTGCTTTACACGGGGCAGGGGGGCATGGAAAGCGAGCGCCGAGTGCCCGAGTGGGAGGGGAGAGAGCACAGgcatcagcagttcagcacaGGCGGGGGAAGGGATGGCGCTTTTGTCTTGGGCCAGGCGCCCTTTTCAGCTTCACCCCCGGCCGTGACAACAGCGCTCGTGGCCGTCGCAGGCGGCGTATGGCGCCGGGGGAACTCCATGCCAGGCCCCGGCGCTTTCCCAACTCTTTTCCTACTACACCACACTAGTAGCTGTACGTTCAGTTTACAGAAAGAGGGCTACCTGGgttaaataaataaacaaaaaggGTCAGTCTCCAGGCGCCATGGATCCATCATTTCCGAGCtccttttccatttcttttttaCTGCACGTCTGCCGGCACGTGCACGCACAGTAGTAACACCCGGCGCCGTATCTTCCTCGCCAACCGCATCGGACACCGTCGCCAGTTCAGTTCAGGTTCACCACCACAGCACTGACCACCACTCGACAATCAACGTGCCCCCGCACGGCCGCACCGCACCTGCCCCCCAACATGcgctgccgcgcgcgcccgcggaCGTACGTGCTCGCCCCAGCACCGGAGCAGAGCATCCTATGCGTACGCGTATCCTCCCCCGGCCCAGCAGCGTCCCCTCCTCGCCCACACCGAGCACGGACCAGCCAGCCACCGCTTCGGTTGCTGCGGAAAGAACAGGAAAGGCGACGCCGAGCACGTGGAGACGACACGATCGCCGCGCGAACGTGCGCGGGAACGATGGCGTTGTCGTCGCCGCTGTGGGAGAAAAGAAATCCCGGCACGGACAGGAGCAGCACCGCATGCGGCAGCAGCTAGCGCCCTAGCGGGCATGTGCGTGTTGCCCCGCTTCCGATGTACGGTCGCCGTTTTAgaaatcccccccccccccccccccccccccccccggggggTGGGGGGCAGGCCGCAGGCGCTCGTCACGGCGCCTTGTGCTGTTGTGCAATCGCCGCCGCACGTGTCCACGGGGTAGGGTGCGGCCATTCTCCCTGCCCGGCCGTGGAGGTGCGGGCGTGGCGAATGCTTATCAGGGGAAGGGGTGTTGAGGGTGTCTGGTCAACCAGCAAGGTCGATAGAAATCTCTGCCTTGTTTTCGTTTcaacaaataaaagaaatgagaaacattttttttgtctctGTTCAACAATATGCACTGAAATTTCAGATACCTCGGGGTTAACAATCATTTCGTCAGTTTCATGCAGCATAAAAACTGCATACTTTAAGTTTTATCTGCCATAGGGGACTGAAACAAGGCATTTAAAAGTGAATGACGATGTCTATAATCAAATCCTCCAAAGACGTGTAAAACGATAAATACGAATATACCGGGTGCAAAAAAAAGACAGAAAAGAAGTATTTTGGTTAGGCATGCGATCCTAAAAGATATGACACCGAATATCTCTAACAACACGCTAAACATCACATGCCAGATATCTAGTGTGACACAAATATGTCTGTAGCTCCTGTCAACTCTAAACATATCGGCATCAGATATCAACTAGCTAGTGTGACCCAAGCATGTTCATCGTTGTCTCAACTGTAGCAATATGACACAACACCATAATTAGCCGGCACGACACCAACATGGCTGTTGCGGCCGTCAACTCTAGTAACATGTGACCACCAAATACAAACCAAATACAAACAAGATGGTTGGGCGTGTCTCTCGCTCTCTTTGTAAAATGTAGCACTGCTGAGACGATTAGATGTGTGTTATATAGCATGTCATGATGTCATAATACAATCACCTAttgtttattttgatttttgacaAGGATCTATCAATAGTTTTACGGCATGTCATCTATGCGTCTTTGTTTACTGATATCAGGATAAATATTTAAAAAAGGCAACAAATAACCATAGTTTAAAAAATAATCCTTGTCTATTAAAATATTGCAGATACTAcatctttgtttttttgtttaagCATAACTTGAATATCATATTAAATATTACTATTGCGGTTTACAAGTTACCTATACATTTGCAAACGTGCAAAGTATGTACAGTTGAAGTCTTTCTACTCCTACGTTATAGCCAAATGGAATCCAGCAAGTACGCTAGCCTTTCTAAAGCTCTGTATAACTCCAAGAAAAGATGCGGGCTGTGGTGTATCCCCAGTAAAACGGGTAATGCAGAATATGGCAAGTAGGTCGATGCGTATCCCTGCAGCTGCCCTGGGCCGCTGGGCGGCAGGGGGTTTATAAACCCTACGGGGCAAGCACGCAGGAGCGCAGAGGGATGCCGCGACGCAACCCGTCGTGCCGGGCGCAGGGTTTTGCCGAGATTTTCCCAAAAAAAGGGCATTGCCACCGCaccaagaaaagaaaacgagACACCGCGATAAAAACATACCCcaatctccatcttctcctcttcttcctcctctccccgtAGCGGCTTCCCCCCGATTGGCACCCGGGGCGGCCCCAtcccgacccggccgccgcgcgccgccatggACGGCCTGCACGGTACGGACGCCTGCTTCTCCCCCGCGAGGGCCATGTCGCCGCAGGTCAGGCCCCCCGGGCCGCCGGACGTAGGCAGGTAAGCCTCGGCGCTGGGGTTGGGGGGTGGGTTTCATCGGGAGAACGAAAAGATTGGCTCTTTGGAGTTGTGGGGAGTCCGTCTGATCCGTGCCTTGTTTTTGCTCCTGTGTCTGTGTCTGGGTGCGATTGGATTGCTTGTGGCGCAGTCAGTACCTGGCGGACTTGCTGCAGGAGCATCAGAAGCTGGGGCCGTTTATGCAGGTGCTCCCAATCTGCAGCAGGCTGCTGAATCAAGGTGAGTGTTTTGATCTAGGTGTTATAAAAAGATGCTCTTGTTGCTATGTTTCTTATGCAGATAAGCATTGCTGCGGTAGATTCGAACTTCTCATGCTGTCCTCTACGGGCAAATTGCTACGACTTGCCTTGCTTGATGAAAATTTGCTAGATAGACGTCTTTTGATTTCAGCTGCAATGTTTTGTGCCGTGGGTATTGATAGATGAAAAATCTCGCCTGTTCATAACAAGTACAGTGGCTTTTCTTCAGTGGCAGGATGTTTTCTTATGTCAATGTTATGTGCTAACTTTTGCTTATCGATCCATGGTACCAGAAATAATGCGGGTGTCGAATATGCGGCGCCAACATGGTGCTGGGGAGTTCGAGAAGTTTCCAATCGCTAGCCCAAACCAGATGCATCCGTCACCCCCCATGCCAAATTTTTGCGGGAACAGTTATAGTCCATGGAATGGGATGCATTCAGAGGTAGGATACACTTCAGTCACTTAGCAtacctttttgttttttctacaAAAAGAGAATGCTATATAAGAGATGTAGCCATGATATAAGTTGCTATGCATTTTCTGAAGTGCAATCCAGCAAGAATTATGATCCACGGCATATTAATATTTCTGCATTCATCAAATTTATTCATGAAGGGCCTGCGAAAATAAAGTTGGCTTTCAAAGAGTACTAAGCATGCAGATGCTTTTATAGACATAAATATAAGCCAACAGGTGGTCAATGGGCTCCATGAAGTGTTTCTTTTTTGACATCCTTGCAATATTTCAGCTGTTTTTTAGTTGGAAGTAGGATTATTACCAACTTCTCTTCTGTTTTTTTGCTGTTAATCCATTTTCCCCTTCCCTTTTCAACATTTATGATTTTAACTAACCGTTACCACTATGTCCTTGTAGGCTTGTAGTCATATTATAAAGGAAACAAATTTATCCATATCAATTATCAACTATATACATAAAAAACTCGGCCTTTTGGAGAAGTGTCCACATGACTTTGCCTCAAGAGAGGGGAGTGCCGAACCCTTTAGGGAGGTACTCGCACGGCTTGCAAGCACCCGGGTTCGAGCCCGGGTGGACTCTCAACTGGGTGCTCTACCAATCAAGCCATTTCTTGGTTCTCTCAATATCAAATAATATCCTGCTATGTTTAAAAAAAAGGGAGGACTTGGCACAGTGGTACAGAGGCTCCACTTGTGGCCTAGAGGTCCTGGGTTCGAACCAGCCTCTTTGCAGAATTTCAAAGAAATTATGCAAGTGTAAGGCTTTCTATGAATTCCGTTCCCCAAACCCACCTCGTGTGGGAGCTTTCGCACCGGGTACGccttttattattttattacgCTTAAATACTTTATCGCAACTCACATCCATTCTATTCACCACATCAGATAAAAGGGGTGTCAACATCCTTCCAAAAAGCGTGCAAATGAAACTGACACTCAAATTATCTAAGACACACTGCGCTGGGACTTCAAGGGACATAACTAAATCTCTGGTGTTTAAGCCACAAAACTCAAAAGTGAAAACAATTTGATGTAAACCAAGAATTATATTTTCCATTATCTTCTCTTCTCGCCTTCCTCCTTTACCATATTACACtatttccattatctaaaaaatttCCAATCATCCAAGGCAGCATTCTTGTCAATTATGATTGAATTAGTTTCAATTATCTAGTCATATTAGAACCACTGACCACAAAGTTGACAAGAACCTGTCATTCTACAATACTCTACA harbors:
- the LOC117850877 gene encoding uncharacterized protein; its protein translation is MAYRRKQGIQRSATFVEDHRRTSSGGSASPAIASPRATRFADDNRRPDRSSRLAAQAMVSSSAALGDLTLPDLGDRFPAAAASHGDSQPSSPMQVRLRSPPSTHLMDPVTQLYTSTTKLNDDGPKYDLELSQKDDTRHGFWSLVAQKAKVMLDENGTPRTQPAESRWSYDRVRSSESPTIDIGGKIKNVLEEGLAAVADNTTPCAGAGGSAVVAARKLQIRRKACSMDFRSANLVSPDTPMLSDDVESPQIKASRDVANAMAAKVKLLQRELKTLKADLAFSKERCAQLEEENRQLRDGNPDADEDMIRQQLETLLAEKARLAHENTLYARENRLLREIVEYHQLNMQDVVNLDEDDDDIEEEDEEDVDAEDDDDAEQYQDRGTSSPSHLAQEEKEHQAAAPEGDPDAAPQSPSRQTESPRTPSTNSGGAMDNEPPRMLNTNNGGTVEYEPHRLLSTNSGVISDDDSSAVPRRSKDDGSSPETTRDG
- the LOC117850878 gene encoding NADH dehydrogenase [ubiquinone] 1 alpha subcomplex subunit 1, which codes for MARLHWLEAILPLGIIGGMLCIMGNAQYFIHKAAHGRPKHIGNDMWDVAMERRDKKLVEQSSGN